Part of the Streptomyces sp. NBC_01353 genome, GCGAGTTCGACGAGGTCTCCAAGATCATGGGCCCGGTCCGGGTCGAAGCCGCCAAGCGTGCCGGCCAGTTCGAGGAGAACGTCTTCCGGTTCGCCTGGATCGTCGACTTCCCGATGTACGAGCGGGACGAGGAGACCGGCAAGATCGACTTCTCGCACAACCCGTTCTCCATGCCGCAGGGCGGCCTCGAGGCCCTGGAGACCCAGGACCCGCTGGACGTCCTCGGCTGGCAGTACGACATCGTCTGCAACGGCATCGAGCTGTCCTCGGGCGCGATCCGGAACCACGAGCCCGAGATCATGTTCAAGGCCTTCGAGATCGCGGGCTACTCGCGCGAGACGGTCGAGCACGAGTTCGCGGGCATGCTCCGCGCCTTCGAGTACGGCGCCCCGCCGCACGGCGGCATCGCCCCGGGCGTGGACCGCATCGTGATGCTCCTGGCCGACGAGCCGAACATCCGCGAGACGATCGCCTTCCCGCTCAACGGCAACGCCCAGGACCTCCTGATGGGCGCCCCGACGGAACTGGACGAGGCCCGCCTGCGCGAGCTGAACATCCAGCTCCGCAAGCCGGTCGAGACGAAGGTCGTGACGGACCGCCCGGTGACGGACGCGGTCCACCCGGACGCGGCGCGGTAGTCGCTGACGTTCACTCGCTGAAGGGCCCGGGATCCTCGGATCCCGGGCCCTTTTGCCGTACGCGTCCAGGTTCTTGGCCGCACGCACAGCAACTCACAGCTGCCGCCCATACCTCTGACAGCGGGGCTTCCTAGGGTCCTCGCCCATGAGCGAGAACGCGAAGCACAAGAGGACCATGACGCGGCGCCGGGCGCTGGTCGCGGGCGGCGGTGTGGTGGTCGCGGCCGGGATCGGCGCCGGGGCGGTCGCGACGGCGTCGGCCGGCTCGTCGGGCAAGGGCACGTCCGGCTCGTCGGGCAAGAGCGCGTCGGGAGAGGCGTGCTACCGCCTGACGTCGGAGACGACCGAAGGGCCGTACTACATCGACGCCGACAAGATTCGGCGGGACATCACCGAAGACCGGGAGGGCATCCCGCTGACCGTGCGGCTGAAGGTGATCGACGCGGACACCTGCAAGCCGCTGCGGAACGCGGCCGTCGACATCTGGCACTGCGACGCGCTGGGGATCTACTCGGGGTACGAGAGCCTGAGCACGGGCGGCGGCGGTGGTGGCGGCGGAACACCGCCGACGGACATGCCGACCGACATGCCGACCGACATGCCGACCGACATGCCGAGCGGGACTCCCACCGGGACACCCCCCACCGGAGGACCTGGCGGCGGTGGCGGTGGCGGCCACGAGGAGCCCACGGACGACAAGCGCTACCTGCGCGGCACCCAACTCACCGACAAACAGGGGTACGTGGAGTTCAAGACGGTCTTCCCCGGCTGGTACCGAGGCCGCTGCGTCCACGTCCACACGAAGGTGCACGTCGGCGGGAAGATGACGTCGACCGGCT contains:
- a CDS encoding intradiol ring-cleavage dioxygenase, coding for MSENAKHKRTMTRRRALVAGGGVVVAAGIGAGAVATASAGSSGKGTSGSSGKSASGEACYRLTSETTEGPYYIDADKIRRDITEDREGIPLTVRLKVIDADTCKPLRNAAVDIWHCDALGIYSGYESLSTGGGGGGGGTPPTDMPTDMPTDMPTDMPSGTPTGTPPTGGPGGGGGGGHEEPTDDKRYLRGTQLTDKQGYVEFKTVFPGWYRGRCVHVHTKVHVGGKMTSTGYEGGHTCHTGQLFFAESAVLDSAKVAPYSTSTTERTTLDDDTIYPGNGTEGGLLTLKYRKGAIAKGVVATLTMGVDPDETHTGTDGGAQPGASASASASS